A stretch of DNA from Halobacterium sp. DL1:
TCGTGCGAAACTATCGAACTGCAACATAGGCTACCAGTTACAAGAGAGATACTTAATCCTCCTGTAACCAAAGTGAAAGTGAACGTTGTCAATTGGTATATAGTCTAAAATTCGAATCTTGAATTGGTGTCAGAATAAACACTGGAGAATCAGATGTGTTTGCAGTCAACTTCGAAGCGGACTACGAGGCTAGGGACCTGATCATGACTGTTGAAAGAGCAGCCGAGTCCTGAAAATCGACTGCCGCGAGAAGAGGTTTTTCGAGCGCCGGCGATGGGTGCCGGCGCATCACGTAGTGACGCAGTGTGCAGTCGCGTGCGTCGGCAGACGAAGGTGAAAACCGATGCATATGGTCATTTACACTCTGGTAGAGGCATCGACGCGAGACGACGCAGTGGCCACTGGTAAAGCAGTGTTCGATCGGCTGGTTGGAGCCGACCCACACACTGGCGCCGTGTTTGACTACTACGTCACATTCGATCAAGAAGGCACGACAGTGGCAGGGAAAGCTCGCTGGGGCGACCTCCCAGTTGCAGCGCGCGTAGACTCTGACGAAGGCCAGGAACTCCTGGAGCGCGGTTGGGACGCGACGAAGAGCGAGTTCCAGCGGAACCTCAATCGAGTACAGAAGGCGCTCGACGAGCTTAGCGATGATGAGATAATGCGTGATGAGAACCTCACCCGGCATGCCTTCCATCAAGTCGGTGCCTACGACGGTCCCTCGATTTTGCTGTACGACGAACACGGTTGCGGGATTCGCCACCGAGGCCAGCTGGATCGCATCGTCGAGGAGAGTGACGACCTCTGGGTCGTCCCGGCGGATGTCCATTTCTAAACAATGCCCAGAATCACAAACTGGCGACGCGAGAGCCGCTCGCCAACGTTGGCGTATCGGAACACTGAGACTGGCGCTCGAGCTGTCCTGCACAGAGCGCCGGACTCCTACCGCTACAAGTGGCGTGGCGCAATCCTCGTCGACGGCTACCCAGTATGGTCGCGGGGGTACGAGACGAAAGACGCAAAATCGTTCCGTGACGAGCTCCAGAAGCGGCTAGCGCCCGAATTGAGTTGTCCCGAATGCCCGAACGAGGACATCCTCGTCGGTGAGAAGTCAGCAGACGGGGCGAAAGTTCAGCGCTGGTTCAAGTGCCGAGACTGCGACTACGAAAGCCGCTCGGCAATCGTCTACGGCGCCGAGCGCTGAAATCATTCCCCGAGTGCAGCGTACCCCGAGTACGGATTAACCAACAACTAGTCGGTCTTAGTCGGTTGTGTTGGTTAACGCGTTCAAGCACATCTGCAACCCAGAGACTGCAGCAAGTTTTTCACCCCCTGAGGGGTGCGGGGGTGCTCAAACGAGTACCTTCGAACAGACCCATGAGTAGAACTATCGACTCACAGTCGCTCCAACAAATAAGCCAGAGAAGTGACCGCGACATCGTCTACGTCGGCTACCGACAGCGAGGGCGTGCCGTCGTGGAGAAGCTACCTGAACAAGAACGCCTCACTCCAGACCGAAGCCTCAAGCTGGTAAACCACAGTCCCTCGGGGTTCGAATGGGGATACAGTGGGAGTGGGCCAGCGCAGCTCGCACTCGCTCTCCTGCTCGACTACACCGAGGACGAACAATTTGCGCTAACGCATTACACCCAGTTCAAGAACGAGGTTGTGAGTCAACTGGAGTGCGCCGGTCCCACAGAGCATTGGCGACTCACCAGTAGCGAGATTGAGTCCGCCCTTGGTGTGAACGCCCCAGAGGTTCTCGCAGCGTCTGCAGGACAGTGAGATTGCCTGTTACAGGCTGCACGGATAACCCAAGGACGGCATCTGATAGAATCGTGTTTTTTGCCCTCGGGAGGGGTGCGAGGACCTTCCAATAGTCCTCGTGGGAATAAAATGTCTGACTCGAAGCAACCAGCCACCGACTCGGCAGAATCGGCAATGAACGGAGATCAAACGGAGCAAACAGAGCGCGTCGAGCGCACTGATGTTGGTGTCTCGCTGACCGTGAAACTCAAACGCGGAACCGGGACGCGAGATGAAGACCAGATCAAAGCCAAGGTGAAGGCGAAAACGCTGGAAGACGCCCGCAAGGATATGGAGACGCTTCGCGAGTACATCCACGACCTCGCCGAAGACGCTCGCCAAATCCAGCCAGTAGACCCACACGAAGAGTAATTCTTTTGTCTGTTGCACAGAATTGTGTAACCATAGGATGTACGAAGTGTGCGGTGAGAAGGAACTCAAGGTCATTCTCGCGCTTGACCCAGGGGATTCCATCTCCGGCGTCGCGCGGAAGATCGACGAGAACCGGGAAACGATTCGGCGCGTCGTAAATCGCCTCGAAGAGGCGGGATACGTCGTGTACGATGATGGCCTCCAGCTCGTCGACCAGACAATCCGAGACGCCGGTCTCGAGTTCCTGACGGCGGCAACAGACATCTCGCCGCCGTCGATCTCGGAGGCGTACGTCCTCCCGCAGTTCGCGGGTATGGAGTATGCATTCACTGCCATTGATGCGGTCTACGTCTGGACCCGCGGTGGCTACCAGGTCGCTCGCGACCCAGAGGACTATCCGCTGTTCATCGCCGTCCACAAATCCGAACTCGACGCCTGGACGGAGTTCTTCGATCGGTTCGGAATCCCGACTTCGGAAGAGCGCCAGCCCACAAAAGATCTCGACGGAACCATCCAGATCGTTCTGGAGCCACGGTCACAAATCGATGCCCAGATGGTCGACGGACGGTCCGTCATCCCACTCCAAGAAACCGTGGCGTTCGCAAATGAGTACTACGCAACCTTCGAGTCGGCACTCGATATGCTTGGACGGATGTACGACGACGTCGACACCGACGCGAGCTACCGCATGGAGCCAGCCTGAACATGAGTCAAGAAGACCGAAGCGAGGCACTCATCGAAGTGCTCGAAGAACTGGAACAGTCAGATATTGGGTTCGTCCTCGTTGGTGGGTACGCGATCAGCCAGTTCGAGACGCGGTTCTCGACCGACCTCGACCTCGTCATCGCTCCGGACGACTACGACGAAGTCGTTGCGTTCCTTGAAGCGCACGGCTTCGAACGACAGGCCGATCTCGAAGTTCCCCCAGAAGAGACCATCTATAATCGGGAAATCGAACTCTTCGAGCGTACTGAAGGGCTTCCTCACCCGGTCGGAGTAGACATCCTTGTGAACGGCCTCGGCTGCCGACAGACCGAAGCAGAGTGGTCGTTCGACTATCTGCGCAAGCACAGTTCTCCGACGACGATTTCAGGCGGTACTCGGTCGACGACCGCACGGGCAGCTGACGGCGAAGTACTTGTTGCAGCCAAGCTTCATAGTGGTCGAAAAACGGATCTCGCTGACGTCCTCGCTGCGGTTCCGTCGATCGACCTCGGAATGGTCGAGACGCATCTGCATCGCGGCGATACTGAAGCCCTTCGTCAACAGCTCAGTGAGGCACAAGCGTTCATCGAAGAGGGCGGACTCGATCACCGATTCAAGAGTATGTTCGGTCAATCATCGGCCTCGGCCGAGGACATCGAGACGCTCCTCAAGTTCCTCAAGCAGCAACAGAAGTAAACTGCACCCACTGCGACAGCAATAGCGACGGTATCTGTGGGTGGCCGTCTCCGAATTTGAGCTAGAAAGGGAGTGAGCAGGTGCTGTTTGTCGTCGCCTTGAGAGCGCGGAGGCAGACACCAGTGAGTGACTCTTCAGGTCAATTTGTAGAATCGGGTGGCCTAACACCGGAACAGCGTCTCGAACCACCGAACACGCGCCTCATTAACGCCGGTATCGTGACGATCAACGACATGGAGACACTACGGGCTTGTGTCGCATACGAGAATGCGAATCAGGGACGTGTGCAGATTCTGCGGCGTCTCGAACGTCAGGCACAAGAAATCCGCTCACAAGAGGGGTGAGTCAGCTCGTAGTCGAAGATCTTTTTCACCCCCGAAGGGGTGCGGGGGAATCAAACGTCCCTCAGAGGTGAACTAAATGAAAGACTCCAACGAGACGACAGCGTATCGAGTAACGATTACCCTTGATAGCGCGAAACTCCCCGTCGACGAGCAAGCCCGCAACGCGCTTCTCACCGAGTTCCGTTCACGAGTCGGCCATCTCGTCGATGGGCTTCGTGGCATCGACGTTGAGCAAGATGACATCGACATCAGTACGGGCTACCGATATGCGCAAGTTCCGGCGACGTGCCCACTTTGTAGCGAGCGGCTCGATCTCCAGAGCGTCCATCTAGATACAGAGAACGGGGCCCTGGCTAGCGCGGAGTGTTCGAGCGATGAGTGTGACTGGAGCGGTGATGCAGTTTATCGAATCATCGACCTCGAGGGCAGCGAAAGCGACGCCTTCGAGAGTAGTGTACTGACCGGGGATATCGCTCCGAGCTACCACCCGTACTGAACTGAGATCTGCGAGGTATCTCTGCTGAGCCGACAACGTAGCAGCCCCCACAGGGAACCAGCTCGATTAACCAACATGACTTATCCAGTAGCAACCGATGTTGGTTAACGGCTAGCCGCCGGGAGCAGTTTTTCTCCCCCAGGAGGGGGCGCGGGGCGAGTTCCCGCGTTGATTCATTATGGCACTCACAGCGAGGACGACCAGCAACGCAGCCAGCGAAGTTGCGGCTGCTCGGCAAGCAGACCACGTGGCGTTTCTTCATCGCGTTCCGTTTGCATATGACGCGCACCGACTCGGTTTTCTCACCGGATTTCGGGAGGACTGTACCTACCAACAGCAGCATTTCAAAGCGTTAGAGTTGCCAGTCGGGATGCTCGATAACGATTTTCGAAATCCAGACCTTGATCGGTACGTCGAGCGCTTTTTCGAGCACGAACCTCAGGTCGGGGTGATTGGTGATGCCTACGGAATTGAGGAGGTGGACCGATACGTCGCTGCTGCTCGCGAGATCAAAGGAAGCTACCCGGAGCCGGACCTCGTCATCGTCCCCAAATGCCGTGGCGCGATTCACGCAATCCCTGATGACCTCGTCGTCGGGTACTCCCGGGGATACGCCGACCGACTTGCTCACGAGTTCTCAGAGCCGAGCGATTGGCGTGGTCGTCGCGTCCACATACTTGGAGGAAGTCCGCCGAAACAACTGGACGTCATTAAGCAGCTTACCCGTCCCACGCTGACAGGAGACCCTCCCGCAGATATTGTCGGCCTCGACTGGAATGGGCTTCACCGTGGCGCACAGTTTGGCGAGTTCTGGACGGCCGACGGCTGGGACGACAGCGGTCGCGACGCCGACCACGTCACCGTACGAAAGACGGTGCGCCATAGTCTCGCTCGAATCCGTGAGTTCTGGCAGTCCCATGGGATCTGGCCCGAGACGACACCCCAGAACGAGGGGATACACATCGAGTACGAGGGGCCGACTCCAGCCGATCTCGAAAAGGCCGCTTGCACCGAATGTGGAGCGAACGTCTGGCGAACGCGTCGCGGCCCCTACGTCGCCGAATACGATACCGGTGTAGTCTGCGGGTACTGCAGATACGAGTGCTACTTCACCCATCGCCATCGGAACAACCTCGAGGAGATCGCCGGCGAGCAGAGTGTCTACATCCCACCAGGGTGATACTGTTCCTCCGACCTGCCAGACGAGAGTAGCTCGACCGAGCTGGTCACTCGAACCTGTCGGGTTTGAATCTCGCCAGACGGAGTGCATTCGTCGTCACGCCGAGGCTCATCCCCATATCGCCGACGATGACTGCGACCGCGACATTCACCAGTCCAAACGGAACCCCGATGGCCAGTAGCGCCTTCACACCGATGCTCGCCCAGATGTTCTCCCGGATGACCCCGTTAGCCTTCCCCGAGAGCGCGTAGAGATACGGAAGCTTCGACAACTCGTCGCCCATCAGCGCGACATCTGCCGATTCGACCGCCGTGTCGGTCCCCGCCGCGCCCATCGCAACCCCGACCGTCGCCGTCGCAAGCGCTGGCGCGTCATTGACCCCGTCGCCGACCATCATCACGCCGCCGAACTCCTCGTCGAGTGCGGCCACTGTCTCGGCTTTCTCCTCGGGGAGCAACTCGGCCCGAACCTCGTCGA
This window harbors:
- a CDS encoding sigma-70 like region 4 HTH domain-containing protein, whose translation is MYEVCGEKELKVILALDPGDSISGVARKIDENRETIRRVVNRLEEAGYVVYDDGLQLVDQTIRDAGLEFLTAATDISPPSISEAYVLPQFAGMEYAFTAIDAVYVWTRGGYQVARDPEDYPLFIAVHKSELDAWTEFFDRFGIPTSEERQPTKDLDGTIQIVLEPRSQIDAQMVDGRSVIPLQETVAFANEYYATFESALDMLGRMYDDVDTDASYRMEPA